GCGCTGCGGGGGATTGTACGGAGGCTCACTCGCCGCCGGACGTCGCTTTCATGATGAATTCGACGGCCTGTCCAACGGTCTGGATTTTCTCCGCTTCCTCATCGGGAATCGAAGTTTCGAACTCGTCTTCGAGTTCCATGACCAGTTCGACGGTGTCGAGGCTGTCGGCGTTGAGATCGTTGACGAAACTGGTGTTGCGGGTGATCTGCGCCTTGTCGACGCCCATCTGCTCGGCGACGATGCTGATCACCTTGGCTTCGATTTCGGATTCTTGCACGTTCGAATCTCCTCAGGGGGTTTGGTACGTTCGTTTCCACTCATCTGACGAAGCGTCGCGCCCGCAGCGAGGGGCAGAAATATAGCCGTCCGCACCGCAGCCTACAAGCCCCGACGCCTCGTGAAAGCACGATTGGCAGAGCCGGGCACGCAGGTCTTGAACTCCGCGGTCACATCCCCATTCCACCCGCCACGGCGAGCACTTCTCCGGTGACAAACCCGGCGTCTTCGGCGGTGAAATAGGCTACCGCCGCGGCGATTTCGTGCGCCTGGCCGAAGCGCCGCATAGGGGTGATGTTTCGGGCTTCTTCCTTGACCAGATCGGGCAGGTCGGCGGTCATGTCCGTTTCAATGAACCCGGGCGCCACCACGTTGGCGGTGATGCCCTTGGTCGCAAACTCCTTGGCGATGGCCTTGGTCATGCCGATGAGCCCCGACTTGGCAGCGCAGTAGTTCACCTGGCTCGCCCGGCCGACGCGGCCTGAGATGGAACTGATGTTGACCATGCGGCCCCAGCGGTTGCTCATCATCGGACGCGCCGCGGCCCGGCAGGCCACGAAGGCCGACTTGAGATTGACGCGAATGACCTCGTCAAAATCTTCATCGCTCATGCGCAGCAGCAGGCCGTCGCGGGTGATGCCGGCGTTGTTGACGAGAATGTCGAGCCGACCCAGGGAACGAGCGGTGTCGCTCACGGCGTCGGCCAGGGCTTTTGAGTCGCCCACGTCGCAGCAGACGGCGGTCGCTGAGCCGCCGGAGGATTCGATCGATGTCTTCAGATCGTTCAGCGGGCCGGCCGTGCGGCTGACGAGCACCACGTGCCGGCCCTCGCAGGCCAGACGCTCCGCCACGGCACGACCGATGCCCCGGCTGGCGCCGGTCACGAAAGCCACGCGCTTCTCGTCGCTCATTGCCATCCCAACCCCGAGACTTGTTGTCTGAACCGACGTTACGGCGAACCCGGACTCTTGCCCGGCGGCGGACTGCCCGGATCGGTCGGCTCCGGAACGCGCCGGCGTGGATCGCGGTTGCGGTCACGGTCGTCGGGCGGCTGTTCGCCGTTCTGACCCTGCTCGCCACCCTGTGCGGCCTTGAGTGCTGCCTCGGCCGCCTTGATCGCCTGTGTGCTCACGGGAACGACAGCGAAGGGGGCGAAGGTGTAGGTGTCGCCGCGCTGCGTGACGAGCCACTCCTGCTGCACGCGTCCCTTCTGGGGCATGACAACGCTGAATGAGACGACGTTGCCCGCTCCCATCGGAACGGATGTGCGATCAATGAGATCAACCTCGACGATCTTGGAAGTTTCGCGCTCCCACACACCGCTGTCCACGAGATCATCGAGGACCTTTTTCCCGGTGGAGTCCA
This sequence is a window from Phycisphaerales bacterium. Protein-coding genes within it:
- the acpP gene encoding acyl carrier protein; translated protein: MQESEIEAKVISIVAEQMGVDKAQITRNTSFVNDLNADSLDTVELVMELEDEFETSIPDEEAEKIQTVGQAVEFIMKATSGGE
- the fabG gene encoding 3-oxoacyl-[acyl-carrier-protein] reductase; this translates as MSDEKRVAFVTGASRGIGRAVAERLACEGRHVVLVSRTAGPLNDLKTSIESSGGSATAVCCDVGDSKALADAVSDTARSLGRLDILVNNAGITRDGLLLRMSDEDFDEVIRVNLKSAFVACRAAARPMMSNRWGRMVNISSISGRVGRASQVNYCAAKSGLIGMTKAIAKEFATKGITANVVAPGFIETDMTADLPDLVKEEARNITPMRRFGQAHEIAAAVAYFTAEDAGFVTGEVLAVAGGMGM